From the genome of Salvelinus fontinalis isolate EN_2023a chromosome 20, ASM2944872v1, whole genome shotgun sequence, one region includes:
- the LOC129817388 gene encoding adenylosuccinate synthetase isozyme 1 A, producing the protein MPGNGVVIHLPGLLEEAEKNEKKGLKDWEKRLIISDRAHIVFDFHQAVDGLQEVQRQAQEGKNIGTTKKGIGPTYSSKASRTGLRICDLLDDFKEFSTRFKNLAQQYQAMFPTLVVDVEGQLKKLKEYAERIRPMVRDGVYFMYDAINGPPKKILVEGANAALLDIDFGTYPFVTSSNCTVGGVCTGLGIPPLNIGDVYGVVKAYTTRVGIGAFPTEQLNEVGELLQTRGHEVGVTTGRKRRCGWLDLVILRYANMINGFTAFALTKLDILDVMDEIKVGVSYKLKGKKIPYFPANMDVLQKVEVEYEKLPGWKSDTSACRKWEDLPVKAQNYIRFVENHVGVPIKWVGVGKARESMIQMF; encoded by the exons ATGCCAG GCAACGGTGTGGTCATTCATCTGCCAGGCTTGTTAGAAGAAGCGGAAAAAAATGAAAAGAAAG GCCTTAAAGACTGGGAGAAGAGACTGATCATCTCAGACAGGGCCCACATTG TGTTTGACTTCCACCAGGCAGTCGACGGGCTCCAGGAAGTACAGAGACAAGCACAGGAGGGGAAAAA TATTGGAACCACAAAGAAAGGCATCGGACCGACATACTCAAGTAAAGCGTCACGTACAGGGCTGCGTATCTGTGACCTCCTAGATGATTTCAAAGAGTTTTCTACAAG ATTCAAGAATCTTGCTCAGCAGTACCAGGCCATGTTCCCCACATTGGTGGTAGATGTTGAAGGTCAGCTGAAGAAATTAAAG GAGTATGCTGAGCGGATAAGACCCATGGTGCGAGACGGTGTCTATTTCATGTACGACGCTATTAATGGACCCCCTAAGAAGATTCTGGTGGAGGGCGCGAACGCTGCCCTGCTTGACATTGACTTTG GTACATACCCATTTGTGACATCATCAAACTGCACCGTGGGTGGTGTGTGTACAGGACTGGGCATCCCCCCTCTGAACATTGGTGATGTGTACGGGGTGGTGAAGGCCTACACCACTAGGGTGGGCATCGGGGCGTTCCCCACAGAACAACTCAAT GAGGTTGGGGAGCTGCTGCAGACGCGGGGCCATGAGGTGGGCGTGACCACAGGGAGGAAACGACGCTGTGGTTGGCTGGATCTGGTCATCCTGCGTTACGCCAACATGATAAACGGCTTCACGGC GTTTGCATTAACCAAACTTGATATCCTTGATGTGATGGATGAAATCAAAGTGGGAGTGTCTTATAAACTCAAGGGCAAAAAGATTCCCTATTTCCCAG CTAACATGGACGTCCTGCAGAAAGTGGAGGTGGAGTATGAGAAACTGCCTGGCTGGAAGAGTGACACCTCAGCCTGTAGGAAGTGGGAAGATTTGCCAGTCAAAGCCCAGAACTACATTCGCTTTGTGGAGAACCATGTTGGTGTACCCA TCAAATGGGTTGGAGTGGGCAAGGCCAGGGAGTCTATGATCCAGATGTTCTAG